In Calothrix sp. PCC 7507, one DNA window encodes the following:
- a CDS encoding phosphate/phosphite/phosphonate ABC transporter substrate-binding protein: MHWRFSRRFFLFQLLSWLIAGCKPTPKSTGILTIGVINYGGGEEIIKQYTQFNQLLSEKTKARIRLEPVFNENKAIERLEAGAWSLIFAPPGIAAIAISRHQYTSIFPLVGVSNLRSIFVVRKDSPIQDLKQLQGQTVALGQLGSATGYYFPLYNLFGLTLAEILFAPTPKTVLELIAEGKAAAGAISLAEFNLYSSQLQPTEFRILYTDPHRVPPGGVLIGPTLERNRQEYIRKIMSEFPSALTQEVGYVPNGKVPDYQYMISIVERVRLIAPNLYNKPVRLILG, from the coding sequence ATGCATTGGCGATTTTCACGTCGTTTTTTCCTCTTCCAGCTACTATCCTGGCTAATTGCTGGATGTAAACCAACACCAAAATCTACCGGTATATTAACTATTGGCGTCATCAACTATGGTGGAGGAGAGGAAATCATTAAGCAATATACTCAGTTTAATCAGTTACTAAGTGAAAAAACCAAGGCCCGCATTCGACTAGAGCCTGTTTTTAATGAAAATAAAGCGATTGAACGCCTTGAGGCTGGTGCTTGGTCATTAATATTTGCACCACCGGGAATAGCAGCGATCGCGATCTCTCGTCATCAATACACAAGTATTTTTCCCTTAGTCGGTGTCAGTAATTTACGCTCAATCTTTGTGGTTCGCAAAGACAGCCCCATCCAAGACTTAAAACAACTACAAGGACAAACAGTCGCTTTAGGTCAACTAGGTTCAGCAACAGGATATTATTTTCCCCTTTATAATCTTTTTGGACTGACACTAGCAGAAATATTGTTTGCACCAACACCGAAAACAGTTTTAGAATTAATAGCCGAAGGAAAAGCTGCGGCTGGTGCTATTTCCTTAGCAGAATTCAATCTCTACAGTTCACAGTTACAACCAACTGAGTTTCGCATCCTCTACACAGATCCACATCGTGTTCCACCAGGCGGAGTTTTGATAGGGCCGACTCTAGAACGTAATCGTCAAGAGTATATCCGCAAAATCATGAGCGAGTTTCCTTCAGCTTTGACGCAAGAAGTGGGGTATGTACCCAACGGGAAAGTACCAGATTATCAATATATGATTTCCATAGTTGAGCGGGTGAGATTAATTGCTCCTAATCTTTACAACAAGCCTGTGCGGTTAATTTTGGGTTGA
- a CDS encoding DUF3365 domain-containing protein — MLKNLKIGTKINLLLMLVFIISIFISGAALSSVLQQRAQLEVTNKALILIKTMNSVRSYTQNHVNPLLADRLETEPAFIAETVPAFSATEVFENFRKNEEYKNFIYKEATLNPTNLRDKADNFETQIVQQFRRDSKLKELSGYLTLPGDKVFYIARPLAITDQKCLRCHSTPEAAPKSQLATYGSENGFGWKLNEIIAAQIISVPSEEVFDNAQQTWSLIMGILIAVFAVILLLINFLIKRTVIQRIRKIEKIAQKVSTGDTEASFDEDSQDEIGGLAAAFNRMKSSLEIAMKLLNQQNQ; from the coding sequence ATGTTAAAAAACTTAAAAATAGGGACTAAGATCAACTTACTTCTGATGCTAGTTTTTATCATTAGCATTTTTATCAGTGGTGCGGCCCTATCAAGTGTACTGCAACAGAGGGCACAACTTGAAGTAACTAATAAAGCACTGATTCTCATCAAAACGATGAATTCAGTCAGAAGCTATACACAAAATCATGTAAATCCCTTGCTGGCTGATAGACTGGAAACCGAACCAGCTTTCATCGCCGAAACAGTACCAGCTTTTTCGGCCACAGAAGTGTTTGAAAATTTTCGGAAAAATGAAGAGTATAAAAATTTCATTTATAAAGAAGCAACCCTTAATCCTACTAATTTACGCGATAAAGCTGATAATTTTGAAACTCAAATTGTCCAGCAATTTCGTCGTGACTCCAAGCTTAAAGAACTTTCTGGCTATCTAACTCTTCCTGGTGACAAAGTATTTTACATTGCACGACCACTGGCAATTACAGACCAGAAATGTCTGCGATGTCATTCTACACCAGAAGCAGCTCCTAAAAGTCAGTTAGCAACTTATGGCTCAGAAAACGGTTTTGGATGGAAACTGAATGAGATTATTGCAGCTCAAATAATTTCTGTGCCATCAGAAGAGGTTTTTGATAATGCCCAGCAAACCTGGTCTTTAATTATGGGAATTTTGATTGCTGTCTTTGCAGTCATCTTGCTGTTAATTAACTTTTTAATTAAACGAACTGTAATTCAGCGGATTAGAAAAATAGAAAAGATAGCCCAAAAAGTGAGTACAGGTGATACAGAAGCTAGTTTTGATGAAGATTCTCAAGATGAAATTGGGGGTTTAGCAGCCGCATTTAATCGCATGAAATCTAGTT